The genomic window TCCGATGCGGAAATCCTGTATGTATGCCGACTCGGAGATCTTCTGTGCCTTCTCTTTGGTGGCATAGCCGCTCGTTTGAACCGAGTCTTTGGCAAACCTGGCTACGTTATGACCTGTTTCGCTCAGATCGAGGGGAAGGGCGTCGTTCTTCAAAACATAAATCTCTCTTGGAACCCCGAATCCAATGGGGTGAGTCGTGTCAACGAGAACCCTGAAAATCGTCCCGGGAATCCGTCCCAGCCTGTCCTTTTCTTCTTTTTCGAACAGCGTTTGACGTTTGCTAAGCTCCTTCTTTGACTTCTCCTGCTCCTTTTCCTCCTTGGACTTCTCATCCTCTTTCTTCTCGGCCCTGGGTGATGCGCCGGTGATTCCTGATTTCCCCTTCGTCATGAATTGGGCTCCGCCTTCAATCCCGATCAAAACGCCTCCGTTCTGGATCCATCTCTTCAGTTTCTCGGTCTTTGCACTATCAAATGCCGATTGATAATTCGAGGCATCCGGTAGAATGATCACATCGAACTTCGAGAGGTCGGCATCCGCCAACTCGGTGGTTCGGACTCCGGTAAATGGCATATGCAATTCCCGTTCGAAGAGGAACCAAAGCTCTCCATAATCGTTCGAACTCACCGGAGGTCCGGCAGCGATGGCGATGTTCGCCTTCTTCATCGGAGCGATATAGCTTGAGCCCAGGCTGATACCGTTGTCAGTGAGACCAGTCGCGGCACTGTAGACATCGACGCCAAGTGTTTTGGCCAACGTCTCGATATCATCGGCAAGGGAATCACCGTTCGAGCCTGCGAAAGCTACAACGGTGCCGGCGACGAAATGCTGACCGGCGGTTTCGAAGGGACGACGGGCGACCGAAAGCGCATGTCCGCGCTCGAGTAGCTGCCAAACTAATTGAACTGCGCCGTTGCGCTGCCATGGGATGAGATATGCGTACGCGTGCTTGTCGCCGATAATGCGGCCGGCGGTTTGAACAGGGGCATCTATCCGGATGGACGCCGATGGCAGGGGAGACTGGGAGGCCCATGCCTTGAGTCCTGACGCTATAGGAAGCGACCATGCGGATACATCATAGAAGAAAGTATCGCGGACTGCTGTGACAGGTTCCAGCAATGTCTTCACGAGTCGAGCCTGCGGCTGAACGGTTGAAACGAAATAGGTCCCTTTTGGAATCTTTTCCCTGGTCCATTTAGATGTATAATACTCCTGAACCTGAAGTGCAACCGCATCGGTCAGCTGATGCACTTCGATTCCCTGTCGGAGAAGTGTCTCGATAACTTTGTTCGAGCGGGTGGGGTCTTCGGTGTTGCTGATGAGATACCCTTTGATGAGTCCGACGGACTGAGGAGCTGTGATCCAGAAACCGTAGAAATCCTCGATCCGTTCTTTTTTGTTCGTCACGCTTGTCTCGAGTGTTGCTATGCTTGTCACAAAATGATTGCGGGCGCGGTGCCTGAGCGTTAGAATTTCTCCGTTCGGTTTTCGAACTGCAAGGCTCGCGCGGGAACCGCCGGCTTGTTCGTATGTCATGCCGACAGCGCCATTGAACGTTGGCCAGGAATCGCCGTAGCCCGGATAGAACATATCAAACTGCTCTCCGACGTAGTACGACAACCCAAGTTTGTCAAATGCCTCGGCGTTCCCCTTGCCGAAGATCTTTCCCCATTTCAGAACTTCGGATGGGAGCGACTCGTGTACCGGAACCGCCGCGGGGAAGAAGAAGTACGAACTTGAGTATCCCATTTCGTGATAATCGACGTGAACATGCGGCATCCAGGTCCGATAGAGCTGAACACGTGCACGGGTTTCCTGTTGCGTCTGCCATGACAGATCACGGTTCAGGTCGAAGAAGTAGTGGTTCGTCCTGCCTCCCGGCCACGATTCGCTGTGTTCTAGGGAGGAGGGATTGAGATTTGGCTTCGTCCCGAGCACGGAGTTCACCCACTGAACATAGCGCTCGTGTCCGTCCGGGTTCACATTCGGGTCGATGATCACAATCGCGTTTTCAAGAATTGACTGTGTCCGGCTGTCTGTGCCGGCACAGAGTTGATATGCCACTGCCATTGCCGCTTCGGGGGAGGAAGCCTCGTTGCCGTGCACACCGTACGAAAGATACACGATGACAGGAAGCGTGGACATGATTGCTTCCGCTTCTCCTTTCGTTTGGAATGTCCTCGGATCGGTCAACCGAATATTCGCGCGTCTGATTTCTTCGAGCCGTCCCAGGTTGCCGGGTGAACTGACAATGAAAACCTGAAGGGACCTGTGCTCGTTTGTTTCGCCGTAGGGGACACGACGTATACGATCGGATGAGGCAACAAGCTTGTCGAAAACGGCATTGATCGATGCATGCGTCGTAAAGCGTTCACCAATCTCGTAGCCGAGCACAGACTCTGGCGTGATGACGGCGCGGTTGTGCGTGCCGCCGGGGAAAAACTCCGGTACTCTTTGAGCGTATGCGCTGCAGGTGATAAGAAGAGCAAACAAAAGTCGTTTCATGCTGACTCCGGTTGGGAAAGGTGTTTGCCAATGTACTCCAAAAACGTAGAAATCCAAAGTCATGTCATATTGCATCTCGGGACACAATTGGGTATTTTAACTCACACACCCTTTTTGAGGAGCGCATCTATGTTGGACGTCAAGCAGGCATCACTCTCACGATTGGTCGCCCTGGGGAGTGAGCATATCGTCGCACAGGTTTTTTGGATCGTCTCGTTCGCTGTCTTCACAGCGATCGGAGCACAGATAGAAATCCCGCACCATCCTATTCCGTTTACGCTGCAAACATTCTTCGTCCTTCTTGCAGGGGGATTGCTGGGCAAGCGAAACGGTTTCCTCAGCATGTTGATGTATCTCGGAATGGGGGCGATTGGAATGCCTGTCTTTTCCAGCGGATCGGCCGGTCTGGCCAGGCTCCTCGGTCCTTCAGGCGGGTACCTTCTGAGCTTTCCCATTGCCGCGTACTTGATCGGCTATCTTGTTTCGCTGCGTCCTGAGTCGCTCAGGGTAGTCGAAGGTCGCCTCAGTCAGTATCTGGTGACGTACGCGTGGGGGGTGACCGCCATGACTCTTGGACTCATTCTGATTTTCGCATTTGGAACGGCGCAGTTGAATGCTGTGTACTACCACAACTGGAACTCTTCATTCACTGCGGGCTTTTTGATTTTTTCCTGGTGGGACTTGCTGAAGCTCGTTGCCGCAGCAGGTATTTGGAAGGAACTGAGCCGGTCTTAGGCTTCAATGTAAGAGGGTGCTTAACAGAAAGCCGCTTGAGTATCAAGCGGCTTTCGTGTTTCTATGCTGGCTTCGTGTGGATACAGTGGGTGTTCTTGTCAGACGTCGCCGATCGCTAAAACTTCAGATGCTGTTCCCACCTTGCGAAGAGTTCTGCGGTCGCTTTCACGTCGCCCAGACAGTAGTTGGCGATATCCTGAAATCTCTTCTGCCCAAATAACCTCCCAAGATCGAGTCCTGTCACGCCATGGGATTTCGGACTCTCAATCCCGAACGACTTACAGTAGAAGTCGAGACTGAACTTGCGCGTGGCCCCGTAGAACGTCAGCTGGTCAAGGAGATCGCAGTGGACGTTGGAATCGTAACGGTAGGGCATCAGGTTCCGGCTCGGCTGTACCTGCAGGATGGCCGAACGGAGCATCAGAAACGGGCAGTCGAATCCGCGTCCGTTGAAGGTGATGAACTGCTCGTACTTCGTGATATCGTTCCAGAAGTGACCCAGGATTTCTGTTTCCGGACAAGAGACGAACTGAATCTGGCCGTCTTCTGAGACCGAGTCGCCCGCGTGGTCGGATTGGAAGATGACTTTGCCGCGATTGGTGTCAGGGTTGAGCATGCCGATCGCGATAATCTGGGCGGTCGCCGGGTACAGGCTCAGCTTCTGGATCGCTTCCGTGCGCTGCGCCTCCGTTTCGGCGAATTTCAAAAGATATTCCTGGCGAACCTCGTCGAACGACTCGAATGGATAGCCCAGGGTTTCGATGTCAAGCACTACGCGGGCCATGGCGGTTCCTTATGCGGTAATGCGGTATTCTCTGAGTCCCCAATGTGTTTCGACGGCAGTCACTTTGAGGATCGTATAGAGTGGAATGGCGAGAAGCATGCCGAGGACGCCCATAAGCTGGTTCCCGACGATTAAGACGACGATGACCGTCAGGGGGTGCATATCTACGGTCTTGGCGAAACATAGAGGCTGGACCACAATGTTGTCGACGAGCTGTACAACGAGTGTCATCATGGCGATTGGTGGAATGAGACTGAGATCGCCTGTCTGTGTAACTGAAATCAGGAACACGGGAATCACGCCGACAAACGGTCCGACGTAGGGAATGAGATTCGATATGCCTGAAATGACACCCAGCAAGAGCGCGTACTGAACGCCGATAACGTAAAAGCCGATGACATTCAGTACGCCGACGACCAGCGAATCGAGGAGCCATCCGCGCAGGTATCCGACGAGGTCTTTCTGGATCTTGTCGACGACGTTTAAGGTCATCTCAAAATACTTATTGGGCACGCGTTCGAGAAGCCGTTTCGCAGCGCGATCTCCCTCGGCAAGAGCGAAGTACGTCACAAAAGGCACAATAAGGAAGCTGAAGGCAGAGCCCGCCGCAGATGCTGCCCCATGCCCTACTGCCTGGATGCTCTCGTCAATCATCGAGCGAATTCTCGCAGATGCCGATTGCGGATTGATGAAAGGGAGCCCCTTCGTCACATCGTGCACAAGCTCATCAAGCTTACGATCAAGGGGAAAATTCTGAAATCCCGTGTACAGCCCGCGCGCGTAGTTCATGAGGTCGGGTATGCCGTTGGCCGCGCTGATAAGCAGAAAGATAATCAGAGCCAGGAAGACCATCGCGACAGAAATTGTGCGACGGATACCAAGATGGATTTCGAAAAACCGGACAAGCGGCCTAAGGATGAACGCGAGGAGCAGCGAGAAGATCATTGCTACAAGGAGTGAAGGAAAAAGGGACGCGACAGCGAACCCGGTAAGAAGGAAGGCTAGAAGCGAACTTGCTCTGAGCGTTGGATGCGTGGCATGGACGGTAAGCATCGGGTCGTGTGACCGATCGGGATGTGAGTAGGAGAACAGCTGTTTGGTCGTTACGCCGTAATGCGGTAATTCTTGAGACCCCAGAATGTCTCGACTGCGGATACCTTGATGATCGTGGCAAGTGGAATGGCAAGGAGCATGCCGCCGATCCCCATAATTTCGTGGCCGATAAGAAGCAGCAGAATCACTGTCAGGGGATGCATGTCGACCGATTTCGCAAAGCAGAGCGGCTGAACGACAAAATCATCGATCATTCGTATGATCACCGTCAGGATGATGATGGATCCGACCATCCCGAAATCGCCCACCTGAGTGAGGGAGACAAGGATCGCCAGGCTTGCGCCGACAAGAGGCCCCAGATAGGGGACAAGATTGGCGATACCTGCGAGAACGCCGATAATGATCGAATACTGGATGCCGAGAATACTCAGGCCGACGATGGTCAGGAGTCCGATGATCATGGAATCAAGAAGCCATCCTTTGAAATATCCGACAAGTTGTCGCCGGATTTTCAGGACGACGTTCAACGTCATTTCAAAATAGTGGTTCGGCACACGCCTGATGAGCGCAGTGAATGCCCTGCGCCCGTCAGCGAGAAGAAAGTACGTGACGAATGGGACGATCACGAGCGTGACGAGTGTCCCAAGTGCTTTCTGTATGGAGTTGCCTGCCTCGTCGGCGGCGCTCTGGATTGCCCCATGGATCGACTGAGCAAGTGAAGCGCTGTTGACAAATGGAATAGTCCCCTCGAGTCCTTTCGTCAGCTCCTGGAGCTTTGCCTCAAAGGGGAATTGCTGTATCTGTCCGTGGATCGAGATGAGCCGATCGAGCAGCAGGGGGAGCAGTAATGAAAGGAGGAAGACCAGCGCACCGCCGACCGTGATAAACGTTATGATGATTGCCGGAACGCGTTTCATGCCAAACCTGCTCTCGATCGCAGAGACAAATGGTCCGAGGATGAACGCCGCGAGTGCAGAGAGGATGAGAGCCAGAACAAGATCCGGGAAAAGCGATCCGATCCAGAACGCACATGCGATGGCGCCTATGAGGAACGTGACTTTGATGAACGGATGGCTGGGGGCCGATGGTTTCATTGGGATCGCTATCGGAGAATGCTGCGGGCGGTTTTGTACGCCACTTCGGTGGAGAATCCGCGGTTCAGAAGATAGTCGGCCAGCCGCTTCTGGCGCACAGCCGGTTCAAGGTCGGAAAAGCGGGCCCCGCTCATCTTGAGTTTTCGGGTTGCGAGCGTTCGGGCTGCTTCCTGCTCATTCTCGTCAGTGACATACTCCTTAATCACTCGCTCTGTTGCCTGAAAGGAGATCCCTTTTTCCATCAGCTTTCTTCGCAGAAGAGCTCTTCCCACTGGTTTTCCGCGGAGTTTGTCCCTCACGAACATTCTCGCAAACTCAAGGTCGTTGATGAGGAAGATCTCGCGAAGATGTTCCACCACGGCATGGACGATGTCTTCGGTGAAACCCTTACGGACCAGCTTATCGGTAACTTCCTTCGAACTGCGCGGGCGATAAGAAATGAAATTGACGGCGATCTGGTTCGCCCGCTCGCATGCATCGGCCAGAAGGAGCTTGTCGATTTCCCCCTGGTCGATGGATTTCCCTGTGAACAGACCTGCCTTCACGAGAAGAGACTCGCTGACGTGAAAGGCGGGTTTTTCGTCAAGCGAGATTTCGTACCTGCTGCGCGCTCGGCGGACTTTCTGAATCCTCGTGATAAGCATGCCTGTTCGCCGCTCTAGCTCTTAGGTGCTTTCTTGGTCGCTGCTGCAGGCTCGGCCTTTGATGGTGCGGCTGGTACCGGCTCTGCTGGGAGGAGCCCGAGTTTGCGCCGGACCGCTGTGTCGATCTCTGTCGCAAGCACGGCGTTCCCCTGCAGATACGTCTTTACAGAATCTCGTCCCTGCCCGATTCTATCCTCCTTATAGGAGAACCACGAGCCGCTCTTGGCAATGATATTCTGATCGACGGCGGTGTCGATGAGGTCGCCCAGTTTCGAAATCCCTTCATTGTACAGGATATCGAATTGTGCTTCTTTGAAAGGAGGAGCGACCTTGTTCTTCACCACCTTGACGCGCGTCCTGTTGCCGATGATATTCTGACCATCTTTCAGCGCCTCGATACGGCGGACGTCGAGACGGACCGACGCGTAGAACTTCAAAGCGTTGCCGCCTGTCGTTGTCTCGGGATTCCCGAACATGACGCCGATTTTCTGGCGAAGCTGGTTCGTAAACATTACCGTCGTTTTCGATTTGCTGATGGCTGCCGTGAGCTTCCGAAGAGCCTGAGACATCAGGCGTGCCTGCACGCCCATCGTGGGATCGCCCATTTCGCCCTCGATCTCCGCCCGTGGCGTCAGCGCTGCCACTGAGTCGATGATGACAAGGTCGAGCGCATTGCTCCGGACGAGGGTCTCGACGATTTCGAGAGCCTGCTCGCCAAACTCCGGCTGTGAGATCAAAAGGTTGTTGACATCCACGCCGAGCTTCTTGGCATAGGCGAGGTCGAGGGCATGCTCGGTGTCAATGAACGCTCCGACACCCCCGGTCTTCTGAACTTCCGCGAGCAGATGGAGACAGATGGTGGTTTTTCCGGATGATTCAGGTCCGAAGATCTCGACGACGCGTCCGCGCGGAATCCCGCCGATCCCAAGCGCAGCGTCGAGGGAAATCGATCCGGTCGATATCGCATCGACCTTCGCGATCGGGCCCTCCGAGAGTTTCATGATTGCTCCCTTGCCGTGCTGCTTCTCGATCTGATCGATGGCGATCTTGAGGGCCTGAGAACGTGCTTCTTTGTTAACTGATTCGGACATGGAAGCTCCTAATTAAGATGCAAGAGGAATTGAATTCAAGAGAGTGTACACTGAGCCGGCTGGTTTCAACTCACTGCGAATGATGTGCACTTCCGTGCAGCGGGCTATCAACGGTTTGAAAGTAATGGATTTTAGTTTGGCTGTCAAGCGGTCGATGTTGCGATCCCCCTTCACTCTGCCAAGCGTGACGTGTGCGTGAAACGGCCGATCTTCTTTTGCGAACCCGAACGAACTACACGCCATCTCAACGCTTCGTTGAAGGCCTGTCACGTCCTCGTTTTGCTCACTTCCGATCCACACGACGCGAGGCCTGCCGGGATTCGGAAAGGCGCCCAGAGTCACAAAGGAGAGATCGAAATGCCGGAAAGTGCCAATGGAATTCTGGACCTCCTTCGCCAGAAGGCCGGGCTGCGACGATTCCACGTCGCCAAGGAACTTCAACGTGATGTGAAACTTGTCCGACGTGTCCCACTTGACGTCGGCCTGAGATTCGATAAGCTGCTTCTGAAGAGTTGCGAACTCTCGCCGGATCTCTGCCGGAAGAGGGAGGGCGATGAATGCTCGATTCAGGGGCATCAGGATCTCACGATTCGATTTTGAGCAGTTTCCTTCTCAGGAGTTCGAGCGCTGCCTGCGCTGTCCGCTCCTTGATCCTTCGCCGTTCGTCACCGAGGTGGAAGCGAAGAGCAATCGTGCCAGTGCTGTCAGAATATCCGATCCAGGCGAGGCCCACTGGTTTTTCCTCCGAGCCGCCGGTCGGACCCGCGATCCCTGTGGTCGAAAGACCGATGTCGGTGCCCGATTTTGTGCGTGCTCCCAGTGCCATTGCCTCGGCCACTTCGCGGCTCACGGCCCCGTGGCGTTGAATGAGTTCGTGCGGCACACCCAGGTCCGCTGTCTTTGAATCGTTGCTGTAGGTGATGTACGACCGCTCGAAGTACCGCGAGCTCCCCGATACGTTTGTGATCCTGTCGGAGATGAGTCCGCCGGTGCAGGACTCCGCGACTGCCAGGGTGAGATGCCGTTCCATCAAGAGTTTGCCAATGACGTGCTCGAGTTCCTCGTCCTCGCCGGCGTAAATGTACTTTCCGGCTTTCGCGCGGAGAGCCTCTTCAACCTTATCGACCTGCAACTGCGCTGCAGCAGCGTTTTCTGCCCGAACGGTGATCCGAAGCCGCGTGCCGGTCGGACCCGGCAGGAAAGCGAGCGTCGTACCGTCGCCGGGGCCAAAGAGCGCGTGAACATCTCCGATTTGCTCTGCGAGAAACGATTCTCCAATGCCGGTGGTCTTCAACGTCCGGTGCTGGATCACCAGCCCTGTTGCCCGTACCGCGAAGAAGGGCAGAACGAAGTTCTCCATCATCGCCTTCATCTCAAAGGGGACTCCGGGCATGACAACGAGCAACTGCCTGTCTCGTTCGAACAGGAATCCAGGAGCCGGTTACCAGCACGACGTCGCTGTTGTCCAACGCCTCGGCGAAGGAATCGAGAATGGCCTGTTCATCGTCCCCCACCGTCGTCATTCGGGAAACGGGTATGCCGATGGAGTTCAGTTTCTCGGCGATGAAAGCCTGATTTGTATTGATGACCTGCCCGATCAGGAGTTCGTCACCGATGGAGATGATTTCTGCTTTCATGTGATGCTTGGTGTATCCGGCATTCTATGAGTATTGTTCAGATGATTTGTAAAGCGACCGCCAGCTGCAGGAGGAGATTGGTGTAGATTGCAGAAACAACGTCGTCGAGCATTACCCCTGAGCCTCCGTGAAGATTGTCGAACCGGCGGGCGGGGAACGGCTTGACGATGTCCAGTATACGGAAGATGAAGAAGGCGAGGGTGGCAACAAGAATGGTCTTCGGAAGAAAAAGGAGAGAGACCCACATGCCAAGCACTTCGTCAATCGTGACTTCACCCGGATCGTGTCCGTAAACCTTCTCCATTGCATCCGAGGCCTTGATGCCAAGGGCGAGAACCAGCAGGCTCGCAGGGAGCAGAATGTACCATCGTTCGAATCCTGGAATACAGTAGAATGCGAGACCGACAGCGCTCCCGACTGTTCCGGATGCTACCGGTGAGAACCCCGAGAACAGACCAGAGGCGAATGCCTTCGTGACAAAACCCACCTTCGGGGGCTGGGCGACTGATTGATCGGCGGGGTTGTTACTCGGATTCTGTGGATCGGTTGGAAGAGCCATACAATTCTCGGACAGTCGTCCAGTTGTCGATGACGTAGAGGACACCAGTCAGCAGTGTGATGGCTGCAATGACCGCCATGCCGGCGTAGAGTATTGATTGCCCGAGAAGCTGATCGAGCAATGCTGAATACCGTGACCGAAAATACTCGGTATCGCGTGCGATGTAGGCAAGAAGAATATAATAGATCAGTGCAAACTGAAGAAACGTCTTTGTCTTCGCCATGCGCGAAGTGTCAAAGGGCTTCCCTTTGAGTTCGGCGTAGGACCGGAGGAATGTGATGAGGATATCACGGATCACGATCACCCAGACAGTCCAGGCAGGGACAAGGTTGAGGTACATGAATGCAATGAGAGCTGCGGAGGTGACGACCTTGTCTGCCAGCGGGTCAAGAAATGTTCCCCACCGCGTCACGTATCCCCATCGGCGTGCGACCCACCCATCGTACCAGTCCGTAAGCATTGCAATCACGAAGACAACCGGAGAGAGCTGCCTCAGAACGGGGTCCGCCGAGAACAAGAACGCGACGAACACCGGCGTAAGGAGGATGCGAAGAAACGTCAGCTGATTTGGGGGAGAAAAAGCTAGCTTCATCACCTGGGTTGTATGGTTTCAATCAACAGCGGAACAAAAAATCCCGCCGAAGTTGCGGGATTTTTCTTGCCACAATCTATGTCGGAACCTCGCCCGCGTTAGGCGGCTTTCTGAACCTTGCCGGATTTAATGCAGTTTGTACACACCGTGATGCGCCGAACTGAACCATCGACTTTTGCTCGCACCGATTGGAGGTTAGGAAGAAACCGTCGGGGCGATCGGTTGTGGGCGTGGCTTACATGATTTCCGGCCATTGGTTTTTTGCCGCAGATTTCGCAAACTCTTGCCATCAGTAAACTCCATCTCTATAGTTCAAAATTGTAAACCAATATAGAGAGAAAATCAGAGAGAGGCAAGACCATTTTGCCGTGCCCACCACGATGTGGCCGGGGGCGGACCAACGTTGCACAAACCTGTTTTTTTGGTTATCATAATCAAAACCATGGGAGTTCATATTGTGAATAGTGAGTAGTGAACAGTGAACAGAAGGCGGCCAGGGAGTGATTTGGGCTCGATCCGACTTCATGTCGTTGGCCTTGAACCCTGGAACTCGAAACTCTAAACTCCAAACCCGAAACTCCTAACTCCTTTGACCATTCTCGGTATTGAAACATCGTGTGACGAGACCTCTGCAGCCATCGTGCGTGACGGCCGACTCTTGGCGAATGTCACGGCGACGCAATTGTTCCACTCGCAATACGGAGGGGTCGTCCCTGAACTGGCTTCAAGGGCGCACCAGCGCCGCATAATTCCGGTTGTGGAGGAGGCGCTTGCGAAAGCCGGGGTCTCCAAAAACGAACTCGACGGGATCGCCGCCGTCTATGGGCCCGGGTTGGTCGGCGCAATTCTCGTTGGTCTGAGCTTCGGAAAATCCATGGCCCTTGGCCTGGGGATTCCGTTTGTCGGCGTCGACCACATGGAGGCCCACATTTTCTCCAACCTCATCGACGATCCAAAGCCCGAATTCCCATTCGTAAACCTGACTGTTTCGGGCGGACACACCCAACTCGTTCTGGTGAAGGGACCGTTTGAACATCAGGTCCTCGGCGAGACGAAGGACGACGCGGCTGGAGAGGCATTCGATAAGGTGGCGAAGATGCTTGGAATTGGCTATCCGGGCGGACCACTGATTGACAAGTACGCCAAAGACGGAGATCCTGCGTTTGTCAGTTTTCCCCGTCCGTACCTCGAAGAGGGATCGCTCGAATTCAGTTTCAGCGGACTGAAGACCTCCGTCCTCTATTATCTTAGAAAGAGCGGCTTCATACCATTTTCTGATGGAGCTGAGGCGTCGATCACTCAGAAGAAACTGCGCTCTGACCTGTGTGCCAGTTTTCAGGCGGCTGTCGTGGACGTGCTCGTCAACAAGGCAATTCGCGCTGCTCAGGCATCACGAGTCAAGAGTATCACAGTCTCCGGGGGCGTTTCAGCGAATTCTGAACTCCGCACGAGGATGGTGGAAACTGCCGTTCGCCATGGATTGTCTGTGTTCATGCCGAAATTTGAATACTGCACCGACAACGGGGCGATGGTGGCGATGGTCGGGTACACGAAAATGCAGTCAGGGAAGACATCAAGTCTCGAATTGACAGCGGAGCCAAACCTGTCGCTTGCATGATTCGCTGTCGTGGGCAACAATCCCGAAGCGTCGGTCGGGCAAAGAGCAACCAACAATATGCCGAAATGAATCGGATCCAGAAAAAGTTCGCCAGCCTCAAAGCCGCCGGCCAAAAAGCGCTCGTTCCGTACATCACGCCTGAGTTTCCCTTCAAAGGTATGACGCTTGGCCTGCTCCGGGCACTTGAGGAAGCGGAAGCGGACCTCATTGAGGTGGGGATTCCGTTCTCTGATCCTCTTGCCGACGGTGAGACTATTCAGCATTCTTCCGAGATTGCATTGAAGAACGGTGCTACGGCTGAACGAATTCTCGAAGCGGTGCGCGAATTCCGAGCCGACAGTGAACTTCCAATTCTGTTGATGGGATACATCAACCCGATTATCCGATTCGGAGTTGAAAAGTTTCTGGCGAGGTGCAAGTCGGCCGGTGTCGATGGGCTCATCATCCCCGATCTTCCTCCCGAGGAAGCTTCCGAGATGACGACATTAAGTC from Ignavibacteriales bacterium includes these protein-coding regions:
- the recA gene encoding recombinase RecA, which translates into the protein MSESVNKEARSQALKIAIDQIEKQHGKGAIMKLSEGPIAKVDAISTGSISLDAALGIGGIPRGRVVEIFGPESSGKTTICLHLLAEVQKTGGVGAFIDTEHALDLAYAKKLGVDVNNLLISQPEFGEQALEIVETLVRSNALDLVIIDSVAALTPRAEIEGEMGDPTMGVQARLMSQALRKLTAAISKSKTTVMFTNQLRQKIGVMFGNPETTTGGNALKFYASVRLDVRRIEALKDGQNIIGNRTRVKVVKNKVAPPFKEAQFDILYNEGISKLGDLIDTAVDQNIIAKSGSWFSYKEDRIGQGRDSVKTYLQGNAVLATEIDTAVRRKLGLLPAEPVPAAPSKAEPAAATKKAPKS
- a CDS encoding M14 family metallopeptidase, which codes for MKRLLFALLITCSAYAQRVPEFFPGGTHNRAVITPESVLGYEIGERFTTHASINAVFDKLVASSDRIRRVPYGETNEHRSLQVFIVSSPGNLGRLEEIRRANIRLTDPRTFQTKGEAEAIMSTLPVIVYLSYGVHGNEASSPEAAMAVAYQLCAGTDSRTQSILENAIVIIDPNVNPDGHERYVQWVNSVLGTKPNLNPSSLEHSESWPGGRTNHYFFDLNRDLSWQTQQETRARVQLYRTWMPHVHVDYHEMGYSSSYFFFPAAVPVHESLPSEVLKWGKIFGKGNAEAFDKLGLSYYVGEQFDMFYPGYGDSWPTFNGAVGMTYEQAGGSRASLAVRKPNGEILTLRHRARNHFVTSIATLETSVTNKKERIEDFYGFWITAPQSVGLIKGYLISNTEDPTRSNKVIETLLRQGIEVHQLTDAVALQVQEYYTSKWTREKIPKGTYFVSTVQPQARLVKTLLEPVTAVRDTFFYDVSAWSLPIASGLKAWASQSPLPSASIRIDAPVQTAGRIIGDKHAYAYLIPWQRNGAVQLVWQLLERGHALSVARRPFETAGQHFVAGTVVAFAGSNGDSLADDIETLAKTLGVDVYSAATGLTDNGISLGSSYIAPMKKANIAIAAGPPVSSNDYGELWFLFERELHMPFTGVRTTELADADLSKFDVIILPDASNYQSAFDSAKTEKLKRWIQNGGVLIGIEGGAQFMTKGKSGITGASPRAEKKEDEKSKEEKEQEKSKKELSKRQTLFEKEEKDRLGRIPGTIFRVLVDTTHPIGFGVPREIYVLKNDALPLDLSETGHNVARFAKDSVQTSGYATKEKAQKISESAYIQDFRIGRGRAVLFAENITFRRFWSGLEKLLLNSILFLPQPD
- a CDS encoding biotin transporter BioY; the encoded protein is MLDVKQASLSRLVALGSEHIVAQVFWIVSFAVFTAIGAQIEIPHHPIPFTLQTFFVLLAGGLLGKRNGFLSMLMYLGMGAIGMPVFSSGSAGLARLLGPSGGYLLSFPIAAYLIGYLVSLRPESLRVVEGRLSQYLVTYAWGVTAMTLGLILIFAFGTAQLNAVYYHNWNSSFTAGFLIFSWWDLLKLVAAAGIWKELSRS
- a CDS encoding AI-2E family transporter, with amino-acid sequence MLTVHATHPTLRASSLLAFLLTGFAVASLFPSLLVAMIFSLLLAFILRPLVRFFEIHLGIRRTISVAMVFLALIIFLLISAANGIPDLMNYARGLYTGFQNFPLDRKLDELVHDVTKGLPFINPQSASARIRSMIDESIQAVGHGAASAAGSAFSFLIVPFVTYFALAEGDRAAKRLLERVPNKYFEMTLNVVDKIQKDLVGYLRGWLLDSLVVGVLNVIGFYVIGVQYALLLGVISGISNLIPYVGPFVGVIPVFLISVTQTGDLSLIPPIAMMTLVVQLVDNIVVQPLCFAKTVDMHPLTVIVVLIVGNQLMGVLGMLLAIPLYTILKVTAVETHWGLREYRITA
- a CDS encoding AI-2E family transporter; amino-acid sequence: MKPSAPSHPFIKVTFLIGAIACAFWIGSLFPDLVLALILSALAAFILGPFVSAIESRFGMKRVPAIIITFITVGGALVFLLSLLLPLLLDRLISIHGQIQQFPFEAKLQELTKGLEGTIPFVNSASLAQSIHGAIQSAADEAGNSIQKALGTLVTLVIVPFVTYFLLADGRRAFTALIRRVPNHYFEMTLNVVLKIRRQLVGYFKGWLLDSMIIGLLTIVGLSILGIQYSIIIGVLAGIANLVPYLGPLVGASLAILVSLTQVGDFGMVGSIIILTVIIRMIDDFVVQPLCFAKSVDMHPLTVILLLLIGHEIMGIGGMLLAIPLATIIKVSAVETFWGLKNYRITA
- the thpR gene encoding RNA 2',3'-cyclic phosphodiesterase, which codes for MPLNRAFIALPLPAEIRREFATLQKQLIESQADVKWDTSDKFHITLKFLGDVESSQPGLLAKEVQNSIGTFRHFDLSFVTLGAFPNPGRPRVVWIGSEQNEDVTGLQRSVEMACSSFGFAKEDRPFHAHVTLGRVKGDRNIDRLTAKLKSITFKPLIARCTEVHIIRSELKPAGSVYTLLNSIPLAS
- a CDS encoding RecX family transcriptional regulator, which produces MLITRIQKVRRARSRYEISLDEKPAFHVSESLLVKAGLFTGKSIDQGEIDKLLLADACERANQIAVNFISYRPRSSKEVTDKLVRKGFTEDIVHAVVEHLREIFLINDLEFARMFVRDKLRGKPVGRALLRRKLMEKGISFQATERVIKEYVTDENEQEAARTLATRKLKMSGARFSDLEPAVRQKRLADYLLNRGFSTEVAYKTARSILR
- a CDS encoding ribonuclease H-like domain-containing protein translates to MARVVLDIETLGYPFESFDEVRQEYLLKFAETEAQRTEAIQKLSLYPATAQIIAIGMLNPDTNRGKVIFQSDHAGDSVSEDGQIQFVSCPETEILGHFWNDITKYEQFITFNGRGFDCPFLMLRSAILQVQPSRNLMPYRYDSNVHCDLLDQLTFYGATRKFSLDFYCKSFGIESPKSHGVTGLDLGRLFGQKRFQDIANYCLGDVKATAELFARWEQHLKF